The following is a genomic window from Clostridium fungisolvens.
GCTTGCAGGAGAGGAGTTTGTAAAACAATTCTCAAGTAAATACTTTATAGTTAGAACGGCTTGGTTATATGGCTATAATGGTAAGAACTTTGTTTATACTATGATGAGATTAGGAAAAGACAAGGAATTTATTAACGTAGTAAATGATCAAAGAGGTAATCCTACAAATGCTGAAGATTTAGCTCATCATCTACTTAAACTTGTAGAAACTGAAGAATATGGAACTTATCATTGTACTGGTACTGGAGAGTGTACTTGGTACGACTTTGCTAAGAAGATAATGGAGCTTTCAAAAATAGATTGTGAAGTTAGACCTTGTACTTCAGATGAATTTCCTAGCCCAACAAAGAGACCAGAATTTTCTTCTCTAGATAACATGATGCTTAGATGCACAGTTGGAGATGAAATGAGAACTTGGGAAGAGGCTCTTAAGGTATTTATAGACAACTTAAACAAACAAATCTAACTAATATAATTGAATTATTATAAAGTTAGATTGGATAGAAACTCTAATAAGGCTAAAAACTAGGAAATAACTAGTTTTTAGCCTTTAAACTTAAGGGGAAATATAAAGATAGAACTTGTTCGACTGTAAGTTTCCGCATATAAATCCAGAAAAGTAGATGAGTTAAAAAACTTACTGAATAAATTTACTTAAGTGACTTTATTGTGGACAAGTACTAATGTCAAATATATAATAATGATAGTGTTATAATGAATAAAAAAAATTGATAATGATTTATAATATAAACATAGACTATAGTCACAATGATGTGTAGACACATGGGGAAATAATATTTATTGAAATTAAAGTGTAAGAGAGGATTGAGAGTATGTTCTCAGTTGTTATAGCTAATTGGAATGGGGAAGCATTACTTGAAAAATGTCTTCAAAGTTTTGTTAATCAAAGCTTTAAAGAGTTTAAATTATACTTAGTAGATAACGGATCAAAGGATTCATCAATAGATATAATTAATGGGTACAATGATGAATTAGATATAGAACTTATAAAATTAGATAAAAACACAGGTTTTGCTTATGCAAATAATGTTGGTATGTTAAGAGCTTTTAATGATGATAATCCGTATATAGTTACTTTAAATAATGATTTAGAATTAGAGAAAAACTGCTTTAGAGTACTAAAGGGTTTTATTGAAAATAATAAAGAATATGATGTCTTTCAGATAACAATGATTAATTATTATAATAGAAATGTAACTGATGCTACTGGTTTATCCTTTAATAAA
Proteins encoded in this region:
- the rfbD gene encoding dTDP-4-dehydrorhamnose reductase, with the translated sequence MKILITGAKGQLGTQIINIIKAGKSELGVIPQNVASAEIIGIDVDELDITSLSATRTYLKEVKPDVVINCAAYTNVDGCETNEDIAFKVNAIGPRNLAIVCEELDTKLIHISTDYVFSGVGTKALKEYDLTGPVSVYGKTKLAGEEFVKQFSSKYFIVRTAWLYGYNGKNFVYTMMRLGKDKEFINVVNDQRGNPTNAEDLAHHLLKLVETEEYGTYHCTGTGECTWYDFAKKIMELSKIDCEVRPCTSDEFPSPTKRPEFSSLDNMMLRCTVGDEMRTWEEALKVFIDNLNKQI